The following proteins come from a genomic window of Miscanthus floridulus cultivar M001 chromosome 2, ASM1932011v1, whole genome shotgun sequence:
- the LOC136540763 gene encoding serine/threonine-protein kinase ATG1a-like: protein MDEEEEREVGEYKLQRVVGKGSFAEVHRAAHRRTGTRVAVKAIDRRRVDKRVHDGILQEREILRSIDHPNILRLLDTIDTKKMMYLMLEYCDGGDLDAFLHKHGRLPEAVAKDLHKHVGLIVSAL from the exons atggacgaggaggaggaaaggGAGGTGGGGGAGTACAAGCTGCAGAGGGTGGTGGGGAAGGGCTCGTTCGCCGAGGTGCACCGCGCCGCGCACCGCCGCACCGGCACGCGCGTCGCGGTCAAGGCGATCGACCGCCGCCGTGTCGACAAGCGCGTCCACGACGGCATCCTACAGGAGAGGGAGATCCTCAGGAGCATCGACCACCCCAACATCCTCCGCCTCCTCGACACCATCGAC ACGAAGAAGATGATGTACCTGATGCTGGAGTACTGCGACGGGGGCGACCTCGATGCGTTTCTGCACAAGCACGGACGGCTGCCGGAGGCCGTAGCGAAGGACTTGCACAAGCACGTtggcttgatcgtatcagccctGTGA